From Hemibagrus wyckioides isolate EC202008001 linkage group LG11, SWU_Hwy_1.0, whole genome shotgun sequence:
TTCCCATGGGGTTTATACAGAATATAAGAGCATCCTCGTACACGGAAATGGTCATTGATCTGTCTGAACCATCTGTGCCAAAACAAGACCAAGAGACGGGGAAAATGTAACTATCAGGTACctcaaaaagacaaaaagcttTCCAGTGGGGTAAGCAGAACAATCATACCTCATTAAAGTGGCATTCCCAGTAAAAGGTCCAAACTTGATATCTTCAAATGGAGGCTGGAAACCGAGAATATGTAGAGCTTCTTCCTGGGAAATGGGTGGAAGGctgaccaaaaaaaagaaaaaaaaaaaagagtttccGTTTATTAGGGATGTAACCAATTACAAATCTATATGTAATGTGTTCTAAATggaaacatatacacaggtgttttcttctgctttttttctgaaataaatctTGCCACAAAGTTTCATACAGCATCTGGTAGAGAATAAAGATGTGGAAATAAAAGCGGTAGGTTTCTTTTAGTTGTGAGTGAGCCATCGGTTATGAAGCTCGCAGGATAAACAAAGGccacatttaattttattaataggCCCAAAGTGTGCCAAGTAAACATTccctacaccattacaccacttcCACCTCCACTAGCCTGGgctgttgacacaaggcaggcTGGGTCCATGGATTGATGCTGTCGGTGCCAAATTCTGACAGTACAATCTGTGTACCTCAGTAGAGTttgagattcatcagaccagctACATTTTTCccatcttcaactgtccagttttggtgagtctgtgtccactgcagcctcagctttctgttcttggctgatagAAGTCTTTGGATGTTCTGTCTTGCATTCTGAGATGATTTTCTACTCGCCACAAGTCgatatttgagttactgtagcctttctgtcagcttgaaccagtctggtcAATCTCCattgatctctctcatcaacatggTGTTTCCATCTGCAGAACTGTCGCACACTGCAtggtttttctttattgcactaTTCTGAGTGAACTCTAAAGATTGTTTTGTTTGAAAATCccagagatcagcagttacagAATTGCTCAAACCATCCATGCCACAATcgaagtcacagagatcacacttttccttcattctgatggttgatgtgattagctgaagctcttgatctgtatctgcatgatattttttgcattttgaatCTGACTGTTTTTATCATACTTGTTAATCTGGCATTTTACCCACAATGACTTTTGCAGGCACATAGTCTAGGCAAGATTGAGGTCAATTGTTTCACACAATGAGAAGCAACTGCAAAGAACTTTATGAATTAAATTCTCACATCTAGACTTAACTCTAGAGCTTGTTAGCCCTTTCATACATGAATCGGTTATGTACCTTCCAGCTCCAAGGGTACTGTACAGAAAGTTCCAGCAAGAGACGAGCGAGGAAATGCCACATGAAGTTTTATACTGAGGGCGGCTGATGCAGTACCTACAAAGGTGAAAgaagagcaaaaacaaaatgtgCTTTGTCTGTTGTTCCTTTTTGTAAGACAACTGGGTAAGAGAGTAAGATCTGCATTTTTCACCATCTGCGTAAGTCCAGGACTTTCCTCTGCTTGATTTCTTCCAGAGAAGCTTGTGGTGGAAAATCCAGCACATTTCTGCTTGATCGGTCGGATGACTTCATTTTCTTCAAACCAAATTTCTTTATATTACCTGTAAATATGTGAGAAATGATAAGTACTGTGTTCTGTGGCTTTAGAGTATACTCTGCATGCTGTATACTTAACCAGAACCCTGCTCAAAAGTGAGGAGAAATGTGACTTGTATAAGTCTGGCTTGTATAAGATTTAATCATGACAAGGGAATTTGGgaaatagtatttatttataatactgGGGAACCAAGTCATCACAGAATTTGCTAGCTGGTCCCTGCTACTTACTTTCCCTTTAACAAAAAATGTTCAATGTCTTgtgaaattttaatttaataaacactaatagactggcatttaaaaaaaaaaaaaaggtaatacAAAGGGACGAGACaggatttattaaaaatgataagtCGCCCTAGACAGTGGTTTTAAAATCTACATTTGGTTTCCTTCACAGAGGAGTACCACATGATAAGGAAGAGGCAGACTGCAGAGATAATTGTGTAACTGATTCAAATTAACATGAAGGTCAAAAATGCAAATCCCAGACTTCTGTTGCGTCTCCTGCTCTGATGCACTTGTCTTGTATAAGTTTGGTAGTTTGGTTGATTAGATTTTACACAGTTTCTGTACACTGGAAATATGGAGATGGATGACTCTCCATCTACGTCACTGAAACATAGGCAACATTAACAGATGGTTTGTAGGGCAATTCATTTGCTTTTTCCTCACTAACCGCAAGTGTGGAGCTTCAAATAGACTCATACAGATAACACTGCACAAAGGCTGTGAAGTTAGATCACACATGCAGAAGGAGCTGGATCAGTACTTTTTCTCTTTGTatgtataaaacaattattaatGAATCCTACCTGTCCTGGCTTTTCGTGTTAAAACGGCATCAAAATCGGTGGTGTCGATCTCCCAGGCTAAAATGGGCTTGGAGTTACTGGACAAAGTCTCTTCAATATCACAGGCATCAGAAGGTGTATGGATTTCTGAAGCCTGACCCTGGGAGatagtgatggtgtttgattgACTCAATGGCGTACTGCCGTCGTGGCTGGACTGGGGAACATCTCTGGGGGTGAGGATTGGACGGGCTTGATTGAGCAGCGCATAATCAGAGCACACTGTGTAGAATTTCTCCCGGGAATGTGTGACCGGGCATGTCCATGGGAGCTGGAGCTCGGCGCTGGAGGCCCGTCTGGTGCGCAACGTATCACGGCCAAATGGGTTCAGGAAGCCGCGCTCATTGTCTTGGCCCGGCAACCGTGTTGGGGGTGCCGGGTCCTTGGCACCAGATATGTTACCGCCTTCACTTTCTGCAGTGTTAGGCATTGAACACTTGGATGACAAGAAGATTGCCTATTGGTCGGTTTTGGTTTGCTGTGACTCCTTGGCCCTGttttaggaaagaaaaatgaatgggAATAAGAACACCACAGCAGAATTAACCAAAAAAATTCAACACCAATGCAGCCTGGGAAAATTATGTAATTCCTGTATCCATTTTGGTTTCCTCTAGGAtctctattttcttattaaaagaTGCTGGTAGGTTGATTGCCTAGTCTAAAAGGTGTGAATgagggtgtgaatgtgtgtgtgtgtgtatggtgcccTGTGATCAACTGCTTAGTGTTCCTGCAATAAGCTTTGTGTCCACTGCAAACCTGACCTGGATACAGTGCTTactggatgaatgaatgaatgaatgaatgaaataggTATAAGTAAACTGAGaaatgttaattaataattttggggaaaaaatcatAGATCTGGAAAGCTCTACCTGAATCCCTCCATCTAATTATGCGGCACACCACATGTTTGATAATGTACACTGTGTTGTGGTTATTTATTTCAGAGCCATCAATGGGTACAGTGTAACAAACAAAGTCACATGTACTGGTATACTCCTCAGACCATCTCTCAAACAAAGCTAAATGtatagaaattatttttttttacttttataccGGATCGTATATATTAATTATGTTACCACGCAGATAGTAAATTATGgtggatatacactatattgccaaaagttttgggacacccctccaaatcactgaattcagataaattagagcagagactgtgagccagaccttcttatCCAGCATcagcgcctgacctcacaaatgtgcttctagaggaatggtcaaaaattcccataaacactctcctaaaacttgtggaaaaccttcccggaagagttgaagctggtatagctgcaaaggctgggccaacttcatattacattcatgcgcatgtaaaggcaggcgtcccagtTTTGTCCTGGCTTGCAGgcttcatcccaaagatgttctgtcgggttgaggtcaggactctgtctttatggacctcacTGATGAgaagtcatgttggaacatccccaaactgttcccacaaagttgggagcatgaaattgtccaaaatgtcttggtatgctgaagcattaggagttcctttcactggaactaaggggccgagcccaacccctgaattcaatgacttggaggggtgtcccaaaacttttggtaatatagtgtatttaagccacacagacataaacagtAAGGCCACACACTACCACTATAAAAATCcgaataatatactgtatataccaaTACAATTATTGACAACAATCTAATCaatagtaaagaaaaaaaatgcctgCGTCTACAAATTCACATCCCTcgtgaatgatttttttttacggcatcatcatcatcatcatcatccaccaCAATATAACTAAACTGACATCAGATTGTTTGGTTagtgttcctgtgtgtgaatAAAGCTGAGTAAACCCTCTATAATCACTGACACCAGGCTCTTCAGCTTAATGTAGCTGTAACTGTAGCATCACATGAGAATGATTAAATAACATAACCCACCCTATAAGGGGGCGACCTGATCTACGACCAGAACACTGTCGAAATgtaacatgtaaataaaaaacatatgcGTCGAATGCTACACAATGTAAACATAAAACAGGTTACAGACACGTACCTTGAGGTTATAAACACCGCATGAAGCAAAGATAAAGGGACAACAACACGACTTGTCAATACACTGGCCTTCTGTTAAAGAGGCTCTTCTGGTTTATACCAAAACGGAGAATAACGGAGGGTGGtccaaataaaatgacaaatagGTGATGCCGAAAACAAACAGTGCTAACTGTAAATTTGTTAAATGGCAATTACATAAATAACCCAAAAGCATAATTTTCTTACTATCATGAGGCAGGTGTCTACTAAAAGGCTGTGAAAGATGACCAGGAAGCGCTTCccccctcctcatcctcctctgaGTGGTTTGCTTAAACAGGTGAAGAGAAGATAAGAGTCGACTTTGGGAGTCTTCAAATCAAAAGGCTGCGCTGCAATTACGCATAAGTCAAGTTCGACTACTATGTCAACATAAACCTTGTGatttaaaataatcattaatgttttaaattGCGCTATTTTTTATAGTCATATATTGTGTCGAgtactgtttaataaaataatctaagCACCTAAGTAAAGGATCTATCACAGCTAGTGCTTGTGGAAAATATGGCGAACGTAgattaaagatttaaaaagaaaatactgattTTTGGTATAAATCTAAATATGCATAAATTAGCTTTAGATATGACTTTACAtgacactgtacactgtactgAGACAATTATATTTGAAGCCTGTAGCCCCCTAGTGCACTGTAGTACACAGTACACAGATTTGGGACGGAACCGGTTAAGTCACAGAGGGTAGTGTCCAGGGTTTGGAGGAAGCCTCGGCgctaataaattattaatcatCTTTCAGTTTCATCTTTTGTTGGTCTAACGTGAGCTCAGCCCGCTACTGAAAGTCTTTCGTGGACGTGTCTGCCAGAGCTACTATCCGCCATATCTACTGCACTGGGACGCTCATTGTAGGTCTGTTTGTCTTATaaatcttccaaaaaaaaaaaagcattatttCTTTTGAATTGTATGTGCTGAAAACCTTGTCCGAATACTTCCCTGATTCCTGTTGATTAAAGTTATTCTAACTCCGTGGTGAACAGCGTGAATAAAGGATATTGATTGAGCAGGTTATTGATCATCTGTTAAACCAGCACCAGATCCGTAATAACCGTTATAAGAGCCGGTTCAGACCAGCTTTCTTGTTCGCTTCAGCATGGACATGCGCAGTTCTTGGGGCGCGTGCTGTTAATGCCCGCCgaccattattttttttttttgcaagtatGTGAGACTTGCTAGCCCGCCAAAATGAAGCTCAAGTTTTACAATGGCGGGTTATATCCTGAATGTGGTAAAGCTTTTCAGGCAGTGTAGAAGAAAGCAAACTGTCATgaagaaatattattaaatgaCTCATTAGCTGACATTTGCGTCTGTAGCTCACAAACCATGCTTCTGCTGTCCAGCTTCATGTTTCAGAGATTTGTttgtgtacactatattgccaaaagttttgggacacccctccaagtcattgaattcaggtgttgtttttcagggtttatgctcggccccttagttccagtgaaaggaactcttaatgcttcatcataccaagacattttggacaatttcatgctcccaattttgtgggaacagtttggggatgaccccttcctgttccaacatgactgtacaccagtgcacaaagtaaggtccataaagacatggatgagagagtttggtgtggaggaacatcgGTGCCTGACTAGacgaatggtcaaacattcccataaacactctcgtaaaccttgtggaaaaccttcccagaagagttgaagctgttatagctgcaaagaccgggccaactccatattacattcatgtgcatgtaaaggcagacgtcccagttttgacctagctatcagtctccactctaatccatcccgaaggtgttctaccgtgttgaggtcaggactctgtgaagttcctccacactttatggaccttactttgtgcactggtgcgcagtcatgttggaacaggaaggggtcatcccacACATttgggggcatgaaattgtccaaaatgtcttggtatgctgaagcattaagagttcctttcactggaactaaggggccaagcccaacccctgaaaaacaacacctgaattcaatgatttggaggggtgtcccaaaacttttggcaataaagtgtatttCCAAATATGATTCAACagtttgttctgtgtttttattttatatcaagATGAGATTCAAAGTCACTGTTTATCACTGAAGGTCATGATActgataaatgaataatgtgGTCTTCAGGTAACCAGTATGAGTCAGAAGATGATGATTATTGACACTGACTGCGGCATAGACGATGCCCTGGCTATAATGTTGGCCCTGTCCTCATCCAATGTGAAGATCCTGGGCATCAACTGTTGCTTTGGAAACACTGATGTGGACaatgtgtgtaagaatgtgctGCGTGTACTGTCCGTGTGTCAGCGTACTGAGGTGGGTCCAGTGCACATCATTACAAAACTTTTATCTGTATTAGATGTTTGAACAATTACACAGTCACCGGGTGTATCACAATGCCCAGGTTTTTTAAGAGCAGTGGAAGCTCTGCAGTTAAGTAAGTGGACGTCTcatcagaaggtcatgagttcaaatcctcgCACTGAAATATTAACCCTCAactgttcagttgtataaatgagctaaatgtaagttgctctgctTTACGATATCtgccaaatgctttaaatgtaaaGTCTCCTCTTGTGTCAGTGGATAATCATTACAGGACTTATTACTTATTAAGTACTCATACTGATCATAGTATAAAAAAGAGACTTTGCTCTTCCacctgtaatgatttataatccgaATATCTGGTGCCACAAAGATAATGATTGAGAGATTGAATGCCACACCCTGTTTAACTATTGTTCCTGACCATATTATTTCCCTTTCCTGGCCAATATCTATCCATATTCTAATGctcacttttacatttacatttcattacatttacagtattttacaGTCAGCTAGCTGTTTGATCTAGACTAGCGCTAGTATTTGTTGCTGCTGTACAGTATGAAAGCTCTGTATTCATCTTCAGATGTCAGGGCTGCTACAGACTGTAGGTAAAGGACATCTTTGCTGGAAAAATATGAATGAAGATATGTTAATGAACCTGGAAAACCAAGCTCATTGACTAATATCTATCATTATGGTATCATGATCATTTctatcatttatacaactgagcagttgagggttaagtgccttgctcaaggaccaagcagtggcagcttggcagtgctgggatttgaactcataatcTACTGGTCAATAGTGCAATGTCTTTAAAAACTCAGCGTGATAATTCACCATGTCACTAAGCAGGCGTTGTCTCAAAACGGTCTCATGAACATGACCTCAGCTGATAAAATAACGTAGGGACCTGTGATGTACACAGAAACAGGACTTGCCTGTGCTCATGTAGGTATGCATTCATATTTTCAGATTCCTGTCTTTCGAGGAGCAGCCAGCTGTTTGGTTGGAACATCGAAACAATCAAAAATTCATTTCGGGACAGATGGATTGGGAGATGTTCTGCAGGACAAAGACCCTGACGAGTGGAAAACTAAAATACAGAAAGAGCATGCGGTTAATTCTTTGATCAGACTGGTGAATGAGAATCCAGGGCAGGTAGGGAAAAGTAATGAATAGTAAATAATACACGTTGTCTCAGAAGTCTCCATACTTAGGGGAAATtagcacttttttaaaaaatgttttttataacattttttctGAATGTACTGTGTGTCAAATGTAAAAGGAATGTATTCAAAGTGCAATTTCATACATAACACTAGAAGtgttaacatgagttaatcactAATGGGAGAGATGACAATCATGTCAAGGGTGTTTTGTGAACAGTTATGTTAATATAAAAGTGTTAACATCCCATATGTATTGAGACTTGAGGGACACTGGTATACTTCACCATGCTTTCCTGCCCTCTTGTGGTTGACTGTGTCTTATTCATTTAAAAGGTTTCTCTTGTTGCACTGGGTCCACTGACGAATCTAGCTCTGGCTGTTAGAATGGACCCCAGCATTTCCAACAAGCTGGAGGGTTTGTATATCATGGGAGGCAACCAGGAAGGTAAGAGTCTGAGAGCCCTGTTAAGCTTACTTCATGAGCAGGATTTCTCTGAATGTTTGTCTTTGCAGGTAAGGGAAATATGACGCCATGTGCAGAGTTCAATTTCTTAATGGATCCCGAGTCTGCCTATGTAGTCTTGGAGGAATATGTATGTCCCACACACATAGCCACCTGGGAGTTTGCCTGCAGAAACAAGCTCTCTTGGGTAAGAATTAAAAAGCAGTGTGGAAAAAATCACATCAGCACTTTGTCTTCCTTTCATCATTTCTAAATGCCTAAATGTTTTCTAAGGCTATATCTTTATtactggtaaaaaaaagaaggaaataacAGGATGTTCTATTACAGAAAGTATTCAGTGACATGATGGTATGATACAAGCTGACAAAAAGTCTATTATTTTCAGATAACAGCATATCTGATGGgttttcatataaataaataaataaatatatatatatatatatatatatatatatatatatatatatatatatatatatatatatatatatatatatatatgagaataGAGTTTAGTTTAATTTTGAGGAATAACCTGGAGACTAATGACTAAATATCTCtgtacagaaaacttcacctcaTGAACAAGTAATTTTTTTCCCTGTATTACATAAGAGCATGCTCTTAAGTTTATTATTCCCTTTAGATTATGAGGCACATCCACAGTAAAAGTCCCTGTGCTATGATTAGCACACAGAAAATTAGCTAATCAAATTTGAGGATTCAGCAGCACCATAGTACaacatatttatttgtttagactGAGTACACGAACATACCTTTCATTTTAGGAGTTCTTTGACGAGATGGTGAACCAGGACACTGCAGCTGCTCGATTTATGAAAACAATCACCTCCAAATGTCCGGCTTACTCTCGGGAGCCTGGTAATAAACCAGGAGATATACTTTTTGGTTCAGGGTTCGTGTCCTACGATGCCTATGCTATGGCAGCATGCGTGGATGGCAGCGTGATCACAGAAAGTGTAGAGTAtgctgtttgtgtggagatcCAGGGAGAGCTCAGCAGAGGCATGATGGTACTGGATGTCACAGGCCAGCTGAAGAGTAATCGTGTGTTTTTGATGAAGTCCTGCGACCTCACCAAGTTCAGTTCCTTGCTCATGAATTCCTTAAAGCAGCCATGAAGAGTGATTGCAGAGTGATAGCACAGTTTATgttattctgtatttttaattAGATGATTATCTTAAATTCTGAAGTAGACTTAACTTTTTAGGACAGCAGACAAATCCATTTATGCTTGTGTATTGTTATGCCAATATGTTATACATTTCAGCTAacaaattttaaaatatctgaATGGAATTCTTAAATATTACACATTGCCCCAAACAGATTTTTCTCTGTAAATGAAAGAGTTTAAAGGCCAATAGCAGGGGAAGTCTCTCTAGCACCTCTGGTGCTTTTAATGGTAAACAGCTTTGATCGTAGAATTTGAAGGAAATACATTGTGGATTTACCAATGCACTTCAACTGATATGATTTAATTTATTGTATCTCATAATTATCCTGGTTTAAAGATTTCTCATCAGATTGTCTTATTCTTTAGCCCATAAACATtacaattgtttgttttttttccagtctaaTTTTCAATATATGTTAAGCCATTGTTTAAGTTATGCTAATAAAACTAAGAAGttcaagtgtttttttaaaagaaattacctgtctgtgtgtgtgtgtgtacagtatatgtacaCGAATACATCTCATTTAAAAAtgagcaggaaaaaaagaacCAATCACTTAGAAGATATTGCTGCCTGATATGTTTATTTCAACCAATGTAACGGAGGTCTCACTCATGGTTGCAAATGAACCATGTAGAAAACAAACCCCTTCCAAGTACTcctttaaacattaaattaaaaaaaaaaaaattaagcaaacAAACCATTCTTTATCCAGAatccaataaaaataataagttaaaCCTCAAATTCTCAATGTGGTCATGGATTGGCATTGACCATAAAACACCAGATGAAGACTTCTGACGTCCTTCATTCCTGTATCTGTTTTAAACTGTAACTTAGGTTATCAGAAATCAACAGGATCGGCCAAATTGGTTCTAAAATGAATGAAACTCTTAAATCAGGGCCCATTTTGTCAGAAAAGTGGGATTTAACACAAAGTGCTCCATTTAGAGTTGGGTAATACTGCACTTGACACCATACAGTAATACTGGGCCATATACTTTAGTTccaaagaaaaaacacagtaTTACTCAAAATCTAgaactttaaaaataataaaaatgggcaatataatttttctttttgttttagatcAAGGTCTTAATTCTCTGAGTAACTTAATTTTTTTGCAGTTCTCTTAAATATCACACCCCTCGAAATAAAATGACTTAAGATTCAACCTGAATTTGGAGAGGAATGAAACAGAAACCAATGGAAAAACCAATGGGCAATTCAATCAAAAAATTTCTCCAAAGGATTTAACAGTTAAAATTATATCAGCATACCTAGGACCTTTTGTAACAAGGAAAACTAAAGACTCCCTAATAACAAAAACCGTGATGACATTCGTTTTGTTGCTGCAGGGGGCCTGTGTTCCTTCCTCTTGTTAGTTAGCGTTGCCGCTGTCAGGGTTGTTTGGCCAGGGATCGGAGTTCCAGCGGCTCAGTGATGGTGGCCATCCGTTCCAGGGGTTGTAGGCCTGGCCGAGGTCAGTGGGGGCAGGAGTGGCTGGAGCTGTGTGGCTGACCAAATCGGTGATTTGTGAGGAGTGTAAACTGGTGTCAGGACCCGTAGACCAGATGGAGTTGCTGAGGGACAAACTGGGGGACCAGGGGTTCAGAGACTTCCCGAGGATGGTCTACGGACACAGATGGGTCAGAGGTTACACGTCATATATAAACAGGGCTTGGAAAACAAAGTTATGCCACATTTTTATGTATACAGATTTCTTTGTGAACTTAGCAGAAAATACACAAATTTTATCTTTCAGTAATGCTGCCTCATATTCCTAGAGGAAATTCAAAACAAAGGACTTTATAGATAAACTTTTAAAGGATGCAGAAGAGCAACATTGTGAGAAAATCAATATAATCAAAGATGTAAATCCCTGCTAATGAGGTAAAGCATTAAACAAATATATTGACTGACAGAACAGTCATTAAAACAAAGGCAGGCTAACCATGTAATGTATGGTTAGCTTGCAAGCCGGTATATTTGCACTATTTTCTGATGAGGATTAGCCATTTCCATTTTAGTCAAGAACTTTCATTAACTGACAGTAAAATAACAGCATGGTAGTGCTGTCTCGGAGGATCTTACAGCTGTTGGAGTGGTAGGGGAGCCACTGCTGGAAGGCCAGGGGTTTGAACGTTCAGTGTCCCAGATGGAGGTGTACTCAGGCCAGCTTGACTGTTGCTCAGAATTCTTGGGTCCTGCTATAccgctgaacactgaacacacacacaacttatatcagcacattgtttttattaaacatgcaTTTTGgctagttgtgtgttgtgttgcgcTGTGCCTATATACCTGTAGTCAAGTTGAGTGGGTTGTGTGGCCCAAATGTTGAGAAAGAATTGATGGAATTATAACCAGGGCTGCTCATGTTTTCAGCAGGACTCCATAATCCAGAACTACTTGTGAGAGAATCAACATTTAGTACACATtactaataaaatgtaatttatgcACCAGAACATGGGTCGTCATGTACAGATTTGAGTATGGCCGTTAACTTGCCTATCAGAGCTGTCACTCTCTACTGATGTCATGTGAGGTAGAGGCACCTTTCCAAGACATTCAGCCTTTCCTAAGCCACTGCCGCCTGtgaatgcgcacacacacacacacacacacacacaatcagtacaccTGCACTAAACACAGCAATTAAATCATGTTGCATACTCATTATATAGCTATTTATTTGTACACACCAGGGCTTTTATCATAGCCGGCAGCCACAGCTGCAAAGGTGGGATTCCCATTTTGACCAGGTAAAGATGTGGACTTGACCAGTTTGTTCCCAGGAGCCTTCTTTGAGGTTACCTcactataaaacaaaaaaaggattatttaaaaaaaaaacaaaagaaaaaacaccaccacctaGTGACAAGATTATAAATGTCTAATATTTATAAGCTTTTATGAGTCAGTGCTTAGATATGAGCACTCAGGCTTAATTCTTTTATATGTATTGTAATTCTCTCTCCTGATAAGCTTTGGCGCCAGTGTGACCCCTTGAAGCATGAAACATTTTGTGCTTTCCACCACAAAGTAACTGGCTTAGTTCCAGGGTAACAATACTACTGGTCTGTAAGTGAGAGCCAGTAATATGAAAGGGATTGGGATGGATTTCACTGCTATGACAATAACTCTGCTTATCTGTTAGAAAGTTACTGTCTTGACCTCCTCCAAAATAATGCACCAATGAATGAAGATTTGAAGAATATTTCTAGAGATTTTAGGAGTAAACCAAAGTAGACTAGTAGTTATTGAAACTGGTGTGACACCACTATATTAGGTGCTAAGATAAATATGCGTTACTTTATTTTGCAAATGTTAAAGAAGCTAAAACACTTAATCCAGGAGTAAGGACTTGCACAGAAGGACGATATAGCCCATGCATGGATTGTTTGACCAAGGCTTTTTTGGTTAATTTTGGtatcaatatattttttatgttaatcTTGCTTAATTTTGCCTTTAAGCAGTTTCTGTTGTACTCAATCCTGTACAATAAA
This genomic window contains:
- the si:ch211-201h21.5 gene encoding nucleoside hydrolase codes for the protein MSQKMMIIDTDCGIDDALAIMLALSSSNVKILGINCCFGNTDVDNVCKNVLRVLSVCQRTEIPVFRGAASCLVGTSKQSKIHFGTDGLGDVLQDKDPDEWKTKIQKEHAVNSLIRLVNENPGQVSLVALGPLTNLALAVRMDPSISNKLEGLYIMGGNQEGKGNMTPCAEFNFLMDPESAYVVLEEYVCPTHIATWEFACRNKLSWEFFDEMVNQDTAAARFMKTITSKCPAYSREPGNKPGDILFGSGFVSYDAYAMAACVDGSVITESVEYAVCVEIQGELSRGMMVLDVTGQLKSNRVFLMKSCDLTKFSSLLMNSLKQP
- the LOC131361515 gene encoding basic immunoglobulin-like variable motif-containing protein is translated as MPNTAESEGGNISGAKDPAPPTRLPGQDNERGFLNPFGRDTLRTRRASSAELQLPWTCPVTHSREKFYTVCSDYALLNQARPILTPRDVPQSSHDGSTPLSQSNTITISQGQASEIHTPSDACDIEETLSSNSKPILAWEIDTTDFDAVLTRKARTGNIKKFGLKKMKSSDRSSRNVLDFPPQASLEEIKQRKVLDLRRWYCISRPQYKTSCGISSLVSCWNFLYSTLGAGSLPPISQEEALHILGFQPPFEDIKFGPFTGNATLMRWFRQINDHFRVRGCSYILYKPHGKHKTAGETADGALLKLTQGLRDESMAYIYHCQNHYFCPVGFEATPLKAAKAYRGPLALNEMEHWILIGEPSRKHPAIHCKKWADIVTDLNTQNPEYLDIRHTERGIQFRKTKKVGGNLHCLMAFQRVNWQKIGPWALNLENLRHDNHQQGADQRSQTSAGEAVDEGETKRGHLGRSHSTGNQKSEQAWKRISNTAEYGHRGCPDSDLDEDIAD